Below is a window of Moorella thermoacetica DNA.
GTTGCTCTACCAGGTTCGCAGCCGCGGCGGGAAAGTAATAAAAACGGAATACGGCAGCGAAGTCCGGTTAAAGGTTGCCGTCCCCCTGCCCGCATGGGAAGAAATGAAGGAAAGCCATAGGCCCTCTCCTTAAACCATGCCCTTGCAAGTTTAAAGCCTTTCTTTGCCAAACTATAATTAAATCCTGGCAGGGAAGGATTGAGGCGCATGGTCTGGTCGCCCAGGTTGAAACGGCAGGGGTGGAGGAAAGGGAGACAGGTGCTAAAAGAACGGTTACGTTATGCTGCCCGGGTAGCGAAAACCCGCCTCGGGGAATTATCCGGCCATATTAAAGAACGGGTTGCCCCTCGGGCAGTGTCTGTCCTGTCCTGGCTCCGTTCAGCCTGGCAGGCCACCAGGGGCGAAATGGAGCGCGCCTGGCAGAACCTCAAGCCGCTGCGCCTGCCGGCAGGATGGCAGATCCGGGTCCTCCTGGCTGTAGTTATTGTTAGCATTCTCATTCCCGGGGTGAACTTTTACCTTCACCGCCCGGTCCCACCGCCGGCGGCTAAACCTATGACCGCCGGATTCCGGGCTGACGATATCAACCTCCTCGCCCGCCTGGTGGCTGCCGAGGCCCAGGATGAACCCTATCCCGGCCAGGTAGCCGTAGTAGCCGTAGTTCTGAACCGCCTGCGCGACCCGGCCTTTCCCAAATCCGTCCCGGGAATTATCTTTGAGCCCTGGGCCTTTGAGAGCGTTGCCAACGGTCGTTACTGGCAGGTGGCGGTACTGGCCCGGGATTACGCCGCTACCAACGACGCTTTAAACGGCTGGGACCCCAGCCAGGGTGCCCTGTATTTCTTTAACCCGGCCAAGGCCACCAGCGCCTGGATCTGGACCCGGCCCCAGATAATGCAAATAGGCAACCATATTTTTACCCGTTGACAAAGTTTAAAAGCGCCCTGCCGGCCAGCGGGCCTGGCATGACCTTATCTTTACTCACACTGTGCCCGTAAACTCCGCCAGAGGAGATAGAGGGCGCTCTGGGTCGACTGCCATTTGATATTTTCGCGCTGGCCCATAAAAAGCTCCCGCCGCACCTCGACTTGACCCCGGAAATCAATCCCCAGGTATACCAGCCCCACCGGTTTTTCCTCACTGCCACCCCCGGGACCGGCGATGCCTGTAATACCGATACCTATATCCGTTCCCACGGCTTG
It encodes the following:
- a CDS encoding cell wall hydrolase; the protein is MLKERLRYAARVAKTRLGELSGHIKERVAPRAVSVLSWLRSAWQATRGEMERAWQNLKPLRLPAGWQIRVLLAVVIVSILIPGVNFYLHRPVPPPAAKPMTAGFRADDINLLARLVAAEAQDEPYPGQVAVVAVVLNRLRDPAFPKSVPGIIFEPWAFESVANGRYWQVAVLARDYAATNDALNGWDPSQGALYFFNPAKATSAWIWTRPQIMQIGNHIFTR